The following coding sequences lie in one Methanomassiliicoccales archaeon genomic window:
- a CDS encoding mechanosensitive ion channel family protein, whose amino-acid sequence MRKVGFVSGRIMVMAMAMVAMALLAIPSASLAQPTGAQVFDVDDYHKSITAGDTATFRWNIFNGGNSSLLVDTYAGAPDDYLSVTTSPTYLVVLPGDNAQVVLNVVASRSAPMADHTFTFSLNITRMDDPASEIIVTKSASLHVSSLYGEESRYNRILGEYANPLPAPFNGSPVTFLISALLWAGIGAALILVIFPLVKFLTRKTDTQLDDRLLQVSKWPIFLIILGYGMKTSLEILALPREWIPGIEDSYFALTILLLTWWAYGVFDSIVLEYGRNAAAKSTIEYDDVVVNVAEKLGTIIIPLVGLTIVLSRLGYNVTAMLATLGFMGMVIGLAAKPTLSNFFGGMEIMVDRPFKPGDLIKMDGGKVYQVLKMGLRSTRLYDNDKATIEVIPNNIMAKRRVTNVIRPDHKMRLRVDLHIPYDADVEKVKGLLLEAAIEFPDASHEQGFIPMVIMTGFNDSWIDFVCYIWVNDADFRKRAISDYRERAFAKLRKAGIDIPYPRLDAELHNIST is encoded by the coding sequence ATGAGAAAGGTCGGTTTCGTTTCTGGACGAATTATGGTCATGGCCATGGCAATGGTGGCCATGGCGTTGCTGGCGATTCCATCGGCATCCCTGGCTCAGCCCACAGGTGCCCAGGTATTCGATGTTGATGATTATCATAAGTCCATAACCGCCGGCGACACTGCCACATTTCGTTGGAACATTTTCAACGGCGGTAACTCATCGCTGCTGGTGGATACATATGCCGGAGCGCCCGACGACTATCTTTCGGTGACCACCAGCCCCACCTATCTGGTGGTCCTTCCCGGTGATAATGCCCAGGTGGTGCTGAATGTCGTGGCATCCAGGTCTGCCCCCATGGCTGACCACACCTTCACATTCTCGCTCAACATCACCCGGATGGACGATCCCGCCAGCGAGATAATCGTTACGAAAAGCGCTAGCCTCCATGTGTCTTCGTTGTATGGTGAGGAATCCAGGTATAACCGAATTCTGGGCGAGTACGCGAACCCACTGCCAGCACCGTTCAACGGGAGCCCCGTCACGTTCCTCATCTCAGCGCTTCTCTGGGCTGGAATCGGCGCGGCTCTGATCCTGGTAATATTCCCGCTGGTCAAGTTCCTCACCCGGAAGACCGATACCCAACTTGACGACAGACTGCTTCAGGTAAGCAAATGGCCCATCTTCCTCATTATCCTCGGGTACGGTATGAAGACCTCGCTGGAGATCTTGGCCCTGCCCCGGGAATGGATACCTGGGATCGAGGACAGCTATTTCGCGCTGACGATACTGCTGCTCACGTGGTGGGCATACGGGGTCTTTGACAGCATCGTTCTGGAATACGGACGGAACGCCGCCGCCAAGTCGACCATAGAATATGATGACGTGGTGGTCAACGTCGCCGAGAAACTGGGCACCATAATCATACCGCTCGTCGGACTGACCATTGTCCTTTCCCGGCTAGGGTATAACGTGACCGCGATGCTGGCCACGCTCGGTTTCATGGGAATGGTGATAGGATTGGCGGCGAAGCCGACCCTGTCGAACTTCTTCGGCGGTATGGAGATCATGGTGGACCGACCGTTCAAGCCAGGCGATCTGATCAAGATGGACGGGGGCAAGGTGTACCAGGTGCTAAAAATGGGATTGCGCTCGACACGTCTCTATGATAACGACAAGGCCACAATAGAGGTCATCCCGAACAACATAATGGCGAAGAGGAGGGTCACGAACGTCATCCGTCCCGACCACAAGATGCGCCTGCGGGTGGACCTGCACATCCCGTATGACGCGGACGTGGAAAAGGTCAAGGGGCTGTTGCTCGAGGCGGCGATCGAGTTCCCCGACGCATCCCATGAACAGGGATTCATACCCATGGTCATCATGACCGGGTTCAACGACTCGTGGATCGACTTTGTGTGCTACATATGGGTCAACGATGCCGATTTCCGTAAGAGGGCGATCTCCGATTATCGAGAGAGGGCATTCGCGAAGCTCAGGAAAGCTGGGATCGATATCCCATATCCCCGGCTCGACGCCGAACTGCACAACATCTCCACCTGA